Proteins encoded by one window of Microcoleus sp. FACHB-68:
- a CDS encoding alpha/beta fold hydrolase has translation MDEPTKVRNPKLNLFGHITGLFLSFVLLVFGLVLCFVFNPVTIQSESLAIPVEGNRQLVARLFIPKAAAAPHPVMVLCHGINASKEVMTPLAVELARHGIAGLAFDFGGSGESYRLSGGKGAIQNLEESNLADAQAVLAYLRANPERFDVKRMGIAGHSLGGTIALQLAQTDRQLRSTIVMGMSGEAAPSVPKNLFLGVGVYEQLNPVADVRRMYQAATAGKNQAGEIVGDFNAGTARMMVISPTADHVIEPYDSFLIGQAVNWAQRSLNVPVVRLPAVFPGYILGLLVAFTGAVATGVLMFVRTGKPVEYPPARQLFRRFVAFTIVALMGVVWRLGNSGLGPSRAASNSLILCYVLLLVTNYALLHSEKWKPALRVAGLYSLVFLEPFILPALLSGSSEVLKNPGYLIDLPQFLLQWPVFFIYNYTTVLKLALLPAYTLKLQPSWLFFLLILVEFVWPAITLTTLERAVKWAVGQLRRPFRVAGYGSISRRSVGLLGVLVLLLVLIVHQRLQDGVFSLAAGSGLLVLQLISQMVLLPVGVIVVILRSAWFRRLESRCLER, from the coding sequence ATGGATGAGCCAACAAAAGTACGGAATCCAAAACTTAACCTTTTTGGACACATCACCGGCTTGTTTTTAAGCTTTGTGCTGCTTGTTTTTGGGCTAGTGCTTTGTTTCGTTTTTAACCCAGTCACAATTCAATCAGAATCCCTCGCTATCCCAGTTGAAGGCAACCGGCAACTCGTCGCACGCCTATTTATTCCGAAAGCGGCTGCTGCCCCACATCCAGTTATGGTGCTCTGTCATGGCATCAATGCTAGCAAGGAGGTGATGACGCCCTTAGCAGTGGAATTGGCGCGTCATGGAATTGCAGGACTCGCTTTCGATTTTGGGGGATCAGGGGAATCTTACCGGCTTTCGGGGGGTAAGGGCGCGATCCAAAATCTTGAGGAAAGTAATCTCGCGGATGCCCAGGCAGTTCTGGCTTATCTACGGGCAAATCCTGAGCGCTTTGATGTTAAGCGCATGGGAATTGCCGGCCACTCTTTGGGGGGCACGATTGCTTTACAGCTAGCTCAAACAGACCGGCAGTTGCGCTCTACGATTGTGATGGGAATGAGCGGAGAAGCGGCACCTTCTGTGCCCAAAAATCTTTTTCTGGGCGTGGGTGTGTATGAACAGCTTAATCCTGTGGCAGATGTTCGCCGGATGTACCAAGCTGCAACTGCCGGCAAAAATCAGGCAGGCGAGATTGTCGGAGATTTTAATGCCGGCACTGCCCGGATGATGGTGATTTCTCCCACGGCTGATCACGTGATCGAACCCTATGATTCTTTTTTAATCGGGCAGGCGGTGAATTGGGCGCAACGATCTTTAAATGTGCCGGTTGTGCGTCTGCCGGCAGTATTTCCTGGCTATATTTTAGGACTGTTGGTTGCGTTCACCGGCGCTGTGGCAACCGGCGTTTTGATGTTTGTGCGAACTGGAAAGCCGGTGGAATATCCGCCCGCCCGACAGCTTTTCCGGCGCTTTGTGGCTTTTACGATTGTGGCGCTGATGGGTGTGGTGTGGAGGTTGGGAAACAGTGGTTTAGGCCCGTCTAGAGCGGCCAGTAATTCGCTAATTTTATGCTACGTGCTGTTATTGGTTACGAATTACGCCCTCCTTCATTCTGAAAAATGGAAGCCGGCTTTACGGGTTGCCGGTTTATATAGTTTGGTATTTTTAGAACCGTTTATTTTACCGGCTTTACTGAGTGGCAGCAGCGAAGTTCTTAAAAATCCTGGTTATCTCATCGATTTGCCGCAATTTCTGCTGCAATGGCCGGTGTTTTTTATCTATAACTACACAACAGTTTTAAAACTTGCGTTGTTGCCGGCTTACACGTTGAAATTGCAGCCAAGTTGGTTATTTTTTCTGCTGATACTGGTGGAATTTGTGTGGCCGGCAATCACTTTAACAACACTGGAACGGGCTGTTAAATGGGCTGTGGGACAGTTGCGCCGGCCTTTTAGAGTTGCCGGTTATGGTAGCATTTCCCGCCGTTCAGTCGGCCTGCTGGGGGTGCTGGTGCTGTTGCTGGTTCTGATTGTGCATCAGCGTCTTCAGGATGGCGTGTTCTCCCTGGCAGCCGGTAGCGGGTTACTCGTCTTGCAGTTAATTAGCCAGATGGTGTTGCTGCCGGTGGGGGTAATTGTGGTGATTTTGCGATCAGCTTGGTTTCGACGTTTAGAGAGCCGGTGTTTAGAGAGATGA
- a CDS encoding PIN-like domain-containing protein: MKDLFPGYYSLSEEEFVELWKNCVFIIDTNSILNLYRYNEETRKDFINVLRKIENRLWIPHQVALEFQENRNTVINEQDNKFKTIEEILVEEESRIKGKLRKFPSIDYENFIVKLNKLFNEFLEENKSLETRQLKPEDQDFIRDVIDDLFKGKIGEAPTEQELNDIYKDGEKRYPMKYPPGFQDLNNKKKGTPYLYNGMSFKREYGDLILWKEILKEVKDNNRKYVIFITDDRKEDWWREEEGKTIGARPELVEEICKEGASIFYMYTPERFLEFAKKYIEVDVKKESIKQVEEISAIRSNLLYNRGNLRAEEGNEIKQAVARWLESEYQNDEFISSHEKVDLLRLTEDNSKIGYKVEYAANFLMGSQSRKILIYKILKYMTTLKLDEFYSIYIINNNLENELKNNVLELSEINYKMVSKNLKKQEINNVGFIIGELCFSYPENGLSMPIFKPIKFI, encoded by the coding sequence ATGAAAGATTTATTTCCAGGATATTACAGTTTAAGTGAAGAGGAATTTGTTGAACTTTGGAAAAATTGTGTATTTATTATAGATACGAATTCTATTTTGAATTTATATCGTTATAATGAGGAAACTCGTAAAGATTTTATCAATGTTCTTCGTAAAATAGAGAATCGTTTGTGGATTCCTCATCAAGTTGCTCTTGAGTTCCAAGAAAATCGCAATACAGTAATTAATGAACAAGACAATAAATTTAAAACTATAGAAGAAATATTAGTAGAAGAAGAATCTCGAATTAAAGGTAAACTTCGTAAATTTCCATCTATTGATTATGAAAATTTTATTGTAAAGCTTAACAAATTATTTAATGAATTTTTAGAAGAAAATAAATCTCTTGAAACTCGACAACTTAAGCCAGAGGATCAAGATTTTATAAGAGATGTTATTGACGACCTTTTTAAAGGTAAAATTGGTGAAGCTCCGACTGAACAAGAGTTGAATGATATATATAAAGATGGAGAAAAAAGATACCCAATGAAATATCCTCCGGGATTTCAAGATTTAAACAATAAGAAAAAAGGAACTCCTTATCTTTATAATGGAATGTCTTTTAAAAGAGAGTATGGTGATTTAATTCTGTGGAAAGAAATTCTTAAGGAGGTGAAAGATAACAACAGAAAATACGTTATTTTTATCACTGATGATCGTAAAGAAGACTGGTGGCGTGAAGAAGAAGGAAAGACTATCGGTGCGCGTCCTGAATTAGTTGAAGAAATCTGTAAAGAAGGAGCATCTATCTTCTATATGTATACTCCAGAGCGTTTTCTGGAATTTGCTAAGAAATATATTGAAGTGGATGTTAAAAAAGAGTCTATAAAACAAGTAGAAGAGATTTCTGCTATTAGAAGTAACCTTTTATACAACAGAGGAAACTTAAGAGCTGAGGAAGGCAACGAGATTAAACAGGCTGTTGCCAGATGGTTAGAGTCTGAATATCAAAATGATGAATTTATCTCTTCTCATGAAAAAGTTGATTTGTTGCGTTTAACAGAAGATAATTCTAAAATAGGATATAAAGTTGAATATGCTGCTAACTTCTTAATGGGTTCTCAATCTCGAAAGATACTGATATATAAAATACTGAAATATATGACGACTCTAAAGCTAGATGAATTTTATTCAATCTATATAATAAACAATAATTTAGAGAATGAATTGAAAAATAATGTTCTAGAACTTAGTGAAATAAATTATAAAATGGTTTCAAAAAACCTAAAAAAACAAGAAATTAATAATGTTGGTTTTATTATTGGAGAGTTATGTTTTAGTTATCCTGAAAATGGATTGTCTATGCCCATATTTAAGCCAATTAAATTTATCTAA
- a CDS encoding tetratricopeptide repeat protein, whose protein sequence is MHKDQQDIAQAWFEQGIALANVGRYEEAIASYDKAVEIEPGHHEAWYWRGVALFNLGHTEEAIASFGKAVKIKPDYHEAWNYRGNALFNLGRPEEAIPEYEKALEIKPDAYYAWYNRGVALGMSGRDEEAIASIDKALEIKPDYHEAWRNRGIALGNLERDEEAIASWVKALEIKPDDHIAWNNRGLALFNLGRYEEAIGCFDKAVKIKPDYHEAWDAWGLASVKLGRYEEAIVSWDKVVKIKPANHYGWYNRGLALFNLGHDEEAIDCYDKVVKIKPDYHEAWNNRGLALFNLGRDEEAIASYDKAVKIKPDYHEAWYNWGVALFNLGRYEEAIDCYDKVVKIKPGAHEAWDAWGVALVNLGRYEEAIACYDKALEIKPDFHTTWSNRGSALGNLGRYEEAIGCFDKALEIKPDYYESWYNRGLCLVNLERYEEAIISYKQVVKIKADYHHIWFNQGLALFKLGRYEEAIASYEKALEIKPDYHNIWFNQGLALFSLVRDEEAIASWDKALEIKPDYHEAWYNRGNALGNLGRIEEEIASYDKALEIKPDFHEAWYWRGVALFNLGHTEEAIASYDKALEIKPDYHEAWYNRGNALGNLGRYEDAITEYEKVLEIKPDDHEAWYWRGIALGNLGRYEKAIASIDKALEIKPDDHEAWNTRGFALDKLGRYEEAIASYEKAVEIKPDYYEAWNNRGRGLGSLGRYEEAVACFDKALEIKPDAHIAWYNRGSALFNLGRYEEEIASYEKAVEIKPDYHEAWYWRSVALDDLGRTEEAIASWDKALEIQSDIHETWYNRGNALFNLGRYEEAIASYEKAVEIKPDKDEALYNRGNALFNLGRTEEAIASYDKALVIKPDKDQAWYNKACCYALQGNIDLALENLQHAIQLNPDEYRQLAETDSDFDSIREDSRFQMLLQGR, encoded by the coding sequence ATGCACAAAGATCAACAAGACATTGCTCAAGCTTGGTTTGAACAGGGCATAGCATTAGCCAATGTAGGACGCTATGAAGAAGCAATTGCTTCTTACGATAAAGCTGTAGAAATTGAACCGGGCCATCATGAAGCTTGGTACTGGCGGGGCGTTGCCTTATTTAATTTAGGACACACTGAAGAAGCGATTGCTTCCTTCGGCAAAGCTGTTAAAATTAAACCGGACTATCATGAAGCCTGGAATTACCGGGGCAATGCCTTATTTAATTTAGGACGCCCTGAAGAAGCGATTCCTGAATACGAAAAAGCACTTGAAATTAAACCAGACGCTTACTATGCCTGGTACAACCGGGGCGTTGCCTTGGGAATGTCAGGACGCGATGAAGAAGCGATTGCTTCCATCGACAAAGCCCTTGAAATTAAACCGGACTATCATGAAGCCTGGCGGAACCGGGGCATTGCCTTAGGTAATTTAGAACGCGATGAAGAAGCGATTGCTTCCTGGGTTAAAGCCCTTGAGATTAAACCAGACGATCATATTGCCTGGAACAACCGTGGCCTTGCCTTATTTAATTTAGGACGCTATGAAGAAGCGATTGGTTGCTTCGATAAAGCTGTTAAAATTAAACCGGACTATCATGAAGCCTGGGACGCCTGGGGTCTTGCTTCAGTAAAGTTAGGACGCTATGAAGAAGCGATTGTTTCCTGGGATAAAGTTGTTAAAATTAAACCAGCTAATCACTATGGCTGGTACAACCGTGGCCTTGCCTTATTTAATTTAGGACACGATGAAGAAGCGATTGATTGCTACGATAAAGTTGTTAAAATTAAACCGGACTATCATGAAGCCTGGAACAACCGTGGCCTTGCCTTATTTAATTTAGGACGCGATGAAGAAGCGATTGCTTCCTACGACAAAGCTGTTAAAATTAAACCGGACTATCATGAAGCGTGGTATAACTGGGGCGTTGCCTTATTTAATTTAGGGCGCTATGAAGAAGCGATTGATTGCTACGATAAAGTTGTTAAAATTAAACCTGGCGCTCATGAAGCCTGGGACGCTTGGGGCGTTGCCTTAGTTAATTTAGGACGCTATGAAGAAGCGATTGCTTGCTACGACAAAGCACTTGAGATTAAACCGGATTTTCATACTACATGGAGCAACCGGGGCAGTGCATTAGGAAATTTAGGACGCTATGAAGAAGCGATTGGTTGCTTCGACAAAGCACTTGAAATTAAACCGGACTATTATGAATCCTGGTACAATCGAGGGCTTTGTTTAGTTAATTTAGAACGCTATGAAGAAGCGATAATTTCCTACAAACAAGTTGTTAAAATTAAAGCCGATTATCATCATATTTGGTTCAATCAAGGTCTTGCTTTATTTAAGTTAGGACGCTATGAAGAAGCGATTGCTTCCTACGAAAAAGCACTTGAAATTAAACCAGATTATCATAATATTTGGTTCAATCAAGGTCTTGCTTTATTTAGTTTAGTACGCGATGAAGAAGCGATTGCTTCCTGGGATAAAGCACTTGAGATTAAACCGGACTATCATGAAGCCTGGTACAACCGGGGCAATGCATTAGGAAATTTAGGACGCATTGAAGAAGAGATTGCTTCCTACGACAAAGCACTTGAAATTAAACCGGACTTTCATGAAGCTTGGTACTGGAGGGGCGTTGCCTTATTTAATTTAGGACACACTGAAGAAGCGATTGCTTCCTACGACAAAGCACTTGAAATTAAACCGGACTATCATGAAGCCTGGTACAACCGGGGCAATGCTTTAGGTAATTTAGGACGCTATGAAGATGCGATTACTGAATACGAAAAAGTACTTGAAATTAAACCGGACGATCATGAAGCCTGGTACTGGCGGGGCATTGCCTTAGGTAATTTAGGACGCTATGAAAAAGCGATTGCTTCCATCGACAAAGCACTTGAAATTAAACCGGACGATCATGAAGCCTGGAACACTCGCGGCTTTGCCTTAGATAAGTTAGGACGCTATGAAGAAGCGATTGCTTCCTACGAAAAAGCTGTTGAAATTAAACCTGACTATTATGAAGCCTGGAACAACCGGGGCCGTGGCTTAGGGAGTTTAGGACGCTATGAAGAAGCAGTTGCTTGCTTCGACAAAGCACTTGAAATTAAACCGGACGCTCATATTGCCTGGTACAATCGGGGCAGCGCCTTATTTAATTTAGGACGCTATGAAGAAGAGATTGCTTCCTACGAAAAAGCTGTTGAAATTAAACCTGACTATCATGAAGCCTGGTACTGGCGAAGCGTTGCATTAGATGATTTAGGGCGCACTGAAGAAGCGATTGCCTCCTGGGACAAAGCACTTGAAATTCAATCAGACATTCATGAAACCTGGTACAACCGGGGCAATGCCTTATTTAACTTAGGACGCTATGAGGAAGCGATTGCTTCTTACGAAAAAGCTGTTGAAATTAAACCTGACAAAGATGAAGCTTTGTACAACCGGGGCAATGCCTTATTTAATTTAGGACGCACTGAAGAAGCAATTGCTTCTTATGACAAAGCACTTGTAATTAAACCGGATAAAGATCAAGCCTGGTATAACAAAGCTTGCTGTTATGCTTTACAAGGCAACATTGACTTAGCCCTGGAAAACCTCCAACACGCTATCCAACTCAACCCTGACGAATATCGGCAACTTGCAGAAACCGACTCAGACTTTGATAGCATCCGAGAGGATAGCCGATTCCAGATGCTTCTTCAGGGGAGATGA
- the mutS gene encoding DNA mismatch repair protein MutS, producing MTLYSASTPNQPTIKNADYRLIDREQLSPMYRHYADMKDKYPHAILLYRVGDFFETFFQDAITVSRELELVLTSKEGGKEVGRVPMTGVPHHALDRYSTQLVEKGYAIAVCDQVEDAAEAAAERRIVERQITRVITPGTVLEEGMLKARRNNFLAAAVITGTHWGLAYADISTGEFLTTQADDLEQLSQELMRLQPSEVLIPTDAPDIGSLLRPGETSEHLPSCLPPSFCYALRSQRPFTQVEARQRLLQRFKVRSLEGMGCEHLPLAVRAAGGLLEYLENTFEQGTGENLKSSNPQLTARTKIPLQPVRTYTLADFLIIDHQSRRNLEITQTVRDGTFYGSLLWALDKTGTAMGGRALRRWLLQPLLDIKGISARQDTIQELVENNSFCQDLQQLLRQIYDIERLAGRAGSGTANAKDLVTLAESLGKLPELARLASAGTSPYLKALQNVPQVLEQLAQHLREHLVDSPPIHLTEGNLIRPGIHPQLDAMRQQVEEDRQWIAQLEVTERERTGIPNLKVGFNKTFGYYISISKSKTEQAPKDYLRKQTLTNEERYITTDLKEREARILTARDDLNQLEYEVFAGLRAEVGEQAELIRKVAKAVAAADVLCGLAEVAVHQGYCRPTMVESREIAIIDGRHPVVEQSLPAGFFVPNSAHLGTPEAASPTPDLIILTGPNASGKSCYLRQIGLIQLMAQIGSFVPATSATLGISDRIFTRVGAVDDLATGQSTFMVEMNETANILNHATPKSLVLLDEIGRGTATFDGLSIAWSVAEYLATEIASRTIFATHYHELNELASILSNVANYQVTVKEFPDRIVFLHQVHPGGADRSYGIEAGRLAGLPASVIERARQVMSQIEKHSKIAVGLRQGGAKKESKNGQPVLEQLDIFEK from the coding sequence ATGACCCTTTATTCTGCATCTACCCCCAACCAACCCACGATCAAAAATGCGGACTACCGGCTGATAGATCGTGAACAGCTATCACCCATGTACCGGCATTATGCGGATATGAAAGATAAATATCCTCATGCGATCCTGCTGTATCGGGTTGGGGACTTCTTTGAAACCTTCTTTCAAGACGCCATTACCGTCTCACGAGAACTCGAACTCGTCCTCACTAGCAAAGAAGGGGGTAAAGAAGTGGGGCGTGTGCCAATGACCGGGGTTCCTCACCATGCCTTAGATCGCTACTCCACGCAACTGGTTGAAAAAGGCTATGCGATCGCAGTCTGCGATCAAGTGGAAGACGCCGCAGAAGCCGCAGCAGAACGTCGCATCGTTGAACGCCAAATTACCCGCGTCATCACGCCTGGGACGGTTCTAGAAGAAGGAATGCTGAAAGCGCGGCGCAATAACTTCCTTGCCGCCGCCGTGATCACCGGCACCCATTGGGGTTTAGCCTATGCAGATATCTCCACAGGCGAATTTTTAACCACCCAAGCCGATGACTTAGAACAGCTAAGCCAAGAACTGATGCGGCTGCAACCCTCAGAAGTGCTGATTCCCACCGATGCGCCGGATATTGGCAGTTTGCTGCGTCCCGGCGAAACTTCTGAACACTTGCCTAGCTGCCTGCCACCTTCCTTTTGTTATGCGCTGAGATCGCAAAGACCGTTTACTCAAGTGGAAGCGCGTCAACGACTGTTGCAACGCTTTAAAGTGCGTTCCTTGGAAGGAATGGGGTGCGAACATTTACCCCTGGCAGTCCGCGCCGCCGGCGGTTTGCTGGAATATTTGGAAAATACATTTGAACAGGGAACCGGGGAAAATTTGAAATCTTCAAATCCCCAATTGACAGCAAGAACCAAAATTCCTTTACAGCCGGTGCGAACCTACACACTTGCTGATTTTCTGATTATTGATCATCAGAGCCGGCGCAATTTGGAAATTACCCAAACCGTTCGGGATGGCACTTTTTATGGTTCACTGCTGTGGGCGCTGGATAAAACCGGCACTGCAATGGGTGGGCGGGCATTGCGCCGGTGGTTGTTGCAACCTTTGCTAGATATTAAAGGCATCAGCGCCCGACAAGATACGATTCAAGAATTAGTAGAAAACAATTCCTTCTGCCAAGATTTACAACAGTTATTGCGGCAAATTTATGATATTGAAAGATTGGCAGGACGAGCCGGTTCTGGCACAGCTAACGCAAAAGATTTAGTTACTTTAGCGGAATCTTTAGGAAAACTTCCGGAACTAGCGAGGTTGGCATCTGCCGGCACCTCGCCTTATCTCAAAGCCTTACAAAATGTGCCGCAGGTACTTGAACAACTGGCACAACACCTGCGCGAACATTTAGTTGATTCCCCCCCCATCCATCTCACTGAAGGCAATTTAATTCGCCCTGGCATTCACCCCCAGCTTGATGCCATGCGCCAGCAAGTTGAGGAAGATCGGCAATGGATTGCTCAATTAGAAGTAACCGAAAGAGAACGCACCGGCATCCCCAATCTCAAAGTTGGATTTAATAAAACCTTTGGCTACTATATCAGCATTAGTAAGTCTAAAACCGAGCAAGCCCCGAAAGATTATCTCCGCAAACAAACACTAACGAATGAAGAGAGATATATCACTACAGATTTAAAAGAAAGAGAAGCTCGAATTCTCACCGCACGCGATGATTTAAACCAACTTGAATACGAAGTTTTTGCCGGCTTGCGTGCAGAAGTGGGAGAACAAGCAGAACTCATTCGCAAAGTCGCCAAAGCCGTTGCCGCAGCCGATGTACTGTGTGGTTTAGCAGAAGTTGCCGTGCATCAAGGTTACTGCCGGCCTACGATGGTCGAAAGCCGAGAAATTGCAATTATTGACGGGCGTCACCCAGTTGTTGAGCAATCTTTACCTGCCGGTTTCTTTGTCCCCAATTCAGCACATTTGGGAACCCCAGAAGCCGCCTCTCCCACCCCCGATTTAATCATTCTTACCGGCCCAAATGCCAGCGGAAAAAGCTGTTATTTAAGACAAATTGGTTTAATTCAATTAATGGCACAAATTGGCAGTTTTGTGCCGGCAACTTCTGCAACCTTGGGAATTTCAGACCGCATTTTTACCCGTGTCGGTGCTGTTGACGATTTAGCAACAGGCCAATCTACCTTTATGGTAGAAATGAATGAAACCGCAAATATTCTCAACCACGCCACGCCAAAATCCCTCGTTCTTCTCGACGAAATTGGCAGAGGAACCGCAACCTTTGATGGTCTTTCAATTGCTTGGTCGGTTGCGGAATATCTAGCTACAGAAATCGCTTCGCGGACAATTTTTGCCACCCATTATCATGAATTAAATGAATTGGCATCAATTTTATCGAATGTCGCTAACTATCAAGTAACCGTCAAAGAATTTCCGGATAGAATTGTGTTTTTGCATCAAGTTCATCCCGGAGGTGCTGATCGTTCCTATGGAATTGAAGCGGGAAGATTAGCTGGGTTGCCGGCTTCTGTAATTGAACGCGCAAGGCAAGTTATGAGCCAAATCGAAAAGCACAGTAAAATAGCGGTCGGTTTGCGTCAAGGTGGGGCGAAAAAAGAAAGTAAAAACGGACAGCCGGTTCTCGAACAATTAGATATCTTTGAAAAGTAA
- a CDS encoding GNAT family N-acetyltransferase, with protein MPNFEFGNVSNPEEAQRLGEILCQCFNFPAKDWPFYRDRLGLESFRVLRQDGKIAAGLGIYQMGQWFGGQSVPMAGIAAVGVPPEYRGTGVAFELLSQTLKELYDSGVPVSSLYPATQRLYRKVGYEQAGTHCTWELPTQSIRMSERSMPVRSVELSQHEVFHELYRQQATRNNGNLDRNTAIWENAVLHPENAVYAYIAGSESQPEGYIIFSPKKEAGSNVLSIWDWAAVTPAAQRRLWAFLADHRSQIDKVIWQGSTLDSRLFLLPEQTAKICSLQIWFLRIVNVALALEKRGYPAGLVAELNLSVTDDLLPANNGNFVLKVSGGRGEVTSGGKGELQIDIRALAPLYTGLFTAYQLQANGQVEATENALSVADQIFAGSQPWMPDFF; from the coding sequence ATGCCTAATTTTGAATTTGGCAATGTGTCGAATCCTGAAGAAGCACAACGCCTAGGGGAAATTCTCTGCCAGTGCTTCAACTTTCCCGCGAAAGATTGGCCTTTTTATCGGGATCGTTTGGGATTGGAGAGTTTTCGAGTTCTGCGTCAAGATGGCAAAATTGCCGCCGGCTTGGGAATTTACCAGATGGGGCAGTGGTTTGGGGGGCAGTCTGTGCCAATGGCGGGGATTGCGGCTGTCGGGGTGCCTCCGGAGTATCGCGGAACCGGGGTGGCATTTGAACTGCTGAGTCAAACCCTCAAAGAACTTTATGACAGTGGGGTGCCGGTTTCCTCGCTTTATCCCGCCACTCAGCGCCTTTACCGGAAAGTGGGATATGAACAAGCCGGCACTCATTGCACCTGGGAGTTGCCAACTCAGAGTATTCGTATGAGTGAACGCAGTATGCCGGTTCGTTCTGTAGAATTATCTCAGCATGAAGTTTTTCACGAACTTTACCGGCAGCAGGCAACGCGAAATAACGGGAATTTGGATCGCAATACCGCAATTTGGGAGAACGCAGTTCTGCACCCAGAAAATGCGGTTTATGCCTATATTGCCGGCAGTGAAAGCCAACCCGAAGGTTACATTATTTTTAGCCCCAAAAAGGAAGCCGGGAGCAATGTGTTATCGATATGGGATTGGGCGGCTGTAACGCCGGCAGCGCAACGCCGTTTGTGGGCATTTTTAGCAGATCATCGCTCTCAGATCGACAAGGTGATTTGGCAAGGTTCTACTCTCGATTCTCGTCTGTTTTTGCTTCCCGAACAAACCGCTAAAATTTGCAGTTTACAAATCTGGTTTTTGCGAATCGTGAATGTGGCGCTGGCCTTGGAAAAACGTGGCTATCCGGCGGGTTTGGTTGCCGAATTAAATTTATCTGTCACCGACGATTTACTGCCGGCAAACAATGGCAACTTTGTTTTAAAGGTTTCTGGCGGGCGAGGCGAAGTTACTAGCGGCGGTAAAGGCGAGTTGCAAATAGATATTCGCGCACTGGCACCGCTTTATACAGGTTTGTTTACAGCTTATCAACTGCAAGCCAACGGCCAAGTGGAAGCAACTGAGAATGCGTTATCTGTTGCGGATCAAATCTTTGCCGGTTCTCAGCCTTGGATGCCAGACTTTTTTTGA
- the acpP gene encoding acyl carrier protein, with the protein MSQEEIFSRVKKIVADQLEVEASDIKPESNFANDLGADSLDTVELVMALEEEFDIEIPDEAAEGILTVQATVDYINSQVSASAVKE; encoded by the coding sequence ATGAGTCAAGAGGAAATTTTTTCAAGAGTCAAGAAAATTGTGGCGGATCAACTGGAAGTTGAGGCGAGCGACATCAAGCCAGAATCCAACTTTGCCAACGATCTTGGAGCTGACTCTTTAGATACTGTGGAATTGGTAATGGCTTTAGAAGAAGAATTTGATATCGAAATTCCGGACGAAGCCGCAGAAGGGATTCTCACAGTTCAAGCAACTGTGGACTACATCAACAGCCAAGTTTCAGCCTCCGCAGTGAAGGAGTGA
- a CDS encoding CoB--CoM heterodisulfide reductase iron-sulfur subunit B family protein produces MPSSTLRYAYFPGCVAQGACRELYQSTQILTETLGIELIELKKASCCGSGTFKEDSQLLEDTVNARNIALAEELNLPLLTHCSTCQGVVGHVDERLKDLQKTDSAYIERVNGLLKKEGCSPYRGTTEVKHLLWALIADYGLEEIQNRVTRKLSGLKCAAFYGCYLLRTQTSMPFDDPYKPESMENVFRTVGATPIYYRGRTQCCGWPLSSYAPVESFKMAGAHIQEALDAGADCMITPCPLCHLNLDSRQPEVEQVIQRKLGLPVLHLPQLISLALGVDPKHLGLDRHIVSTKPVLEKLGL; encoded by the coding sequence ATGCCATCCTCAACACTTAGATATGCTTACTTTCCCGGCTGTGTTGCCCAAGGAGCCTGCCGGGAGCTTTATCAGTCTACTCAAATTCTGACTGAAACTTTGGGCATTGAACTGATTGAACTCAAAAAAGCTTCCTGCTGTGGTTCTGGCACGTTTAAAGAAGACTCTCAGCTGCTAGAAGATACGGTGAATGCTCGCAATATTGCTTTGGCGGAGGAATTGAATCTGCCGCTGCTGACTCATTGCAGCACTTGTCAGGGTGTCGTTGGCCATGTGGATGAGCGCCTCAAGGACTTGCAGAAAACTGACTCGGCTTATATTGAGCGGGTGAACGGGTTGCTGAAAAAAGAAGGCTGTTCGCCTTATCGGGGAACGACAGAGGTTAAACATCTCCTGTGGGCCTTAATCGCAGATTACGGTTTGGAGGAAATTCAAAACCGCGTTACGCGCAAGTTGAGTGGCCTAAAATGTGCAGCGTTTTACGGTTGCTACCTGCTTCGCACCCAAACTTCGATGCCTTTCGATGACCCCTACAAACCCGAATCAATGGAGAATGTGTTTCGGACGGTTGGGGCGACACCGATTTATTATCGAGGGCGCACGCAATGTTGCGGTTGGCCCCTTTCTAGTTATGCCCCGGTTGAGTCGTTTAAGATGGCCGGCGCTCATATTCAAGAAGCGCTTGACGCGGGGGCGGATTGTATGATAACGCCTTGTCCTTTGTGTCACCTTAATCTGGATTCTCGGCAACCAGAGGTGGAACAGGTGATTCAACGCAAACTGGGGCTGCCGGTGTTGCATTTGCCTCAGTTAATCTCGCTGGCTTTAGGCGTTGATCCGAAGCACTTGGGACTCGACCGGCATATTGTTTCAACCAAGCCGGTGTTGGAGAAATTAGGGCTTTAG